A single region of the Thermoleophilaceae bacterium genome encodes:
- a CDS encoding M28 family metallopeptidase, translating to MRLLRLTAVIAAVLAVSATAAPASAARLRANRFSESGALHWVRIQLGYGPRPAGSPAARRLSARLRSALPHSHFEPVPGGLRNVIGVVPGRDRRDVVVVGAHYDTKDIPGFLGANDGAAGTAIVLELARHLRSRHLRATVVFALFDGEESPGDTPDSEFEQRGLRGSKVAARAYRKARAMILLDFVGNAHLRIPREESSDPGLWQMLRAAAMEVGASGAFPSGTGPDILDDHTPFEALGVKSIDLIDFNYPCYHQLCDDLSHVSGTSLDEVGETVRALLPRL from the coding sequence GTGCGCCTCCTCAGGCTGACCGCCGTAATTGCTGCTGTTCTCGCCGTCAGCGCCACCGCGGCGCCGGCATCAGCAGCCCGTCTTCGCGCGAACCGCTTCAGCGAGAGCGGCGCGCTGCATTGGGTGCGGATACAGCTCGGCTATGGCCCGCGGCCGGCCGGGTCGCCCGCGGCCCGCAGGCTCTCCGCACGTCTGCGCTCCGCACTTCCGCACTCTCACTTCGAGCCCGTGCCCGGTGGCCTGCGGAACGTGATCGGCGTCGTGCCCGGCCGCGACCGGCGCGACGTGGTCGTGGTCGGCGCGCACTACGACACCAAGGACATCCCGGGCTTCCTGGGCGCAAACGACGGCGCAGCCGGCACGGCCATCGTGCTCGAGCTGGCCCGCCACCTGCGATCCCGCCACCTGCGAGCCACCGTCGTTTTCGCCCTCTTCGACGGCGAGGAGAGCCCTGGCGACACCCCGGATTCCGAGTTCGAGCAGAGGGGCCTGCGGGGAAGCAAGGTGGCGGCTCGCGCCTACCGGAAGGCGCGCGCGATGATCCTCCTCGACTTCGTGGGCAACGCCCATCTGCGGATCCCGCGCGAGGAGAGCTCCGACCCCGGCCTCTGGCAGATGCTGCGCGCTGCCGCGATGGAGGTGGGGGCGAGCGGCGCCTTCCCGTCCGGCACGGGGCCAGACATCCTCGACGACCACACGCCGTTCGAGGCGCTCGGGGTGAAGTCGATCGACCTGATCGACTTCAACTATCCCTGCTATCACCAGCTCTGCGACGACCTCTCGCACGTCTCCGGCACGAGCCTCGATGAGGTGGGTGAGACGGTGCGCGCCCTTCTCCCTAGACTCTGA